From Echinicola jeungdonensis, the proteins below share one genomic window:
- a CDS encoding TolC family protein, giving the protein MKIFIYISLLCMFCLSPLSAQTLEDYFSIAAQNNPGLNAKYREFEASLEKVNQVNTLPDPTFSFGYFISSVETRVGPQQAKFSLTQMFPWFGTLEAKGHVAALMAEAKYQAFLDARNQLFYKVASSYYPLYELERWKKLEMENIQLLESYKTIATKKFENDRGSMVDVVRVDLMLKEAETNLEILTQKEAPLKAQFNQFLNRDEKKEVQVNESLEVELIPEKYRRDSLLSINPGLEELEIKIKASEAQEKVAAKEGLPKLGIGLDYVLVGESQGTGMTVPEESGKNVFMPMVSVSLPIFWKKYKAAKREAHLMQEGFALQKEEYSNSLKSKYEMASFELEKQLSLVRLYDQQIQETQQALNLIFSAYSNSGKEFEEVLRMQQQLLKYEKMKASAKSQYQITLAQLNYLTAKSY; this is encoded by the coding sequence ATGAAAATTTTCATTTATATAAGCCTTTTATGCATGTTTTGCCTTTCCCCTTTGTCGGCCCAAACGCTGGAGGATTATTTTAGTATCGCTGCTCAAAATAACCCGGGGTTAAACGCCAAATACAGGGAGTTTGAAGCCTCCCTGGAAAAGGTTAACCAAGTAAATACCTTGCCTGACCCTACTTTTTCCTTTGGGTATTTTATTTCTTCTGTAGAAACCCGGGTAGGGCCTCAACAGGCCAAATTTTCTCTGACCCAAATGTTTCCATGGTTTGGAACTTTGGAGGCCAAGGGGCATGTGGCTGCTTTAATGGCAGAGGCCAAATACCAAGCCTTTTTAGATGCCCGGAATCAATTGTTTTATAAAGTGGCTTCTTCTTATTATCCCCTGTATGAATTGGAGCGGTGGAAAAAGTTGGAAATGGAAAATATCCAACTATTGGAGTCTTATAAGACTATTGCCACCAAAAAGTTTGAAAATGACCGAGGAAGCATGGTAGATGTGGTCAGGGTTGATTTAATGTTAAAAGAAGCTGAAACCAATTTGGAAATCCTTACCCAAAAAGAGGCACCATTAAAAGCCCAATTCAATCAATTCCTCAACAGGGATGAAAAGAAAGAAGTACAAGTCAATGAATCCCTTGAAGTTGAACTTATTCCGGAAAAATATCGAAGGGACTCCTTGTTGTCCATTAACCCGGGCTTGGAGGAATTAGAGATAAAAATAAAAGCCAGTGAAGCCCAAGAAAAAGTGGCCGCTAAGGAAGGCCTTCCCAAGTTGGGTATTGGTTTGGACTATGTCTTAGTGGGGGAGAGTCAGGGTACCGGAATGACTGTACCTGAGGAAAGTGGAAAAAATGTCTTTATGCCCATGGTATCAGTAAGCCTACCCATTTTTTGGAAAAAATATAAGGCAGCAAAAAGGGAAGCTCACTTGATGCAGGAAGGTTTTGCCTTGCAAAAGGAAGAATATTCCAATTCCCTGAAGTCAAAATATGAAATGGCAAGTTTTGAATTGGAAAAACAATTGTCACTTGTCAGGCTTTATGATCAACAAATACAAGAAACCCAACAGGCTTTGAATTTAATATTTTCAGCTTACAGCAATTCGGGAAAAGAATTCGAAGAAGTGTTAAGGATGCAACAACAATTGTTGAAATATGAAAAAATGAAAGCTTCAGCAAAGTCCCAGTATCAAATAACCCTTGCTCAATTGAATTACCTTACAGCCAAATCATACTGA
- a CDS encoding efflux RND transporter periplasmic adaptor subunit, with the protein MKPNQKIIIAALSTLVIGLVLGGLIFGGGNASEKSAEHIHANEEKEAGEVQTWTCSMHPQIRKNEPGKCPICGMELIPLENEENGFLDPMVVSMSPTAMELAKVSTIRVGGTEAIKQIRLNGKVQTDERLVFSQSSHIPGRVEDLQINFTGEYVQKGQTIARIYSPDLVTAQEELFEAQSIKDTQPQLFQSAKEKLLNWKLSPDQIDQILKRGTPLENFAVQADVSGYVTKKNVNPGDYIRKGEAIYKIADLSRVWVLFDVYESEIPWIKKGDKVEFTVSSLPGELFQETIDYLDPVIDPKTRVAKARVVMPNKKLRLKPEMFVSGTLEAQLEQRTKKLSIPKSAVMWTGKRSVVYVKQNTSKGVGFKMREIVLGPALGDSFLVEKGLEEGEEIAVNGTFSIDAAAQLAGKPSMMSPEGGSAMTGHQHGTVQGKMEPEKKGTEQSISISSKAKSALGHLYTSYFQLQGSLVSDDFEEAKKAGVRLKESLGQVNMNLFSGQAHGQWMTYSSDLKDALQHVDQSGDLKELREIFKEVSDVFIQITRGFRNPMGDKMYVQFCPMANQNQGASWLSQKPEIHNPYFGQAMHDCGETTTTIP; encoded by the coding sequence ATGAAACCTAATCAAAAAATAATAATTGCAGCCCTCAGTACCTTGGTAATAGGCTTGGTTTTGGGAGGCTTGATCTTTGGTGGAGGAAACGCTTCCGAAAAATCAGCGGAGCATATTCATGCAAATGAAGAAAAGGAAGCAGGAGAAGTCCAAACCTGGACCTGTTCCATGCACCCCCAAATCCGTAAAAATGAACCAGGGAAGTGTCCCATATGTGGCATGGAACTGATTCCCTTGGAAAACGAAGAAAATGGCTTTCTGGACCCAATGGTCGTAAGTATGTCTCCAACAGCTATGGAATTGGCCAAGGTAAGTACTATTAGGGTAGGAGGAACCGAAGCAATAAAGCAAATAAGATTGAATGGAAAGGTCCAAACTGATGAGCGGTTGGTTTTTTCCCAGTCTTCCCATATTCCGGGCCGTGTCGAGGATTTACAAATCAATTTTACCGGGGAATATGTGCAAAAAGGACAAACCATTGCCAGAATCTATTCCCCTGATTTGGTTACCGCCCAAGAAGAGTTGTTTGAGGCTCAGAGTATTAAAGATACACAGCCTCAACTGTTTCAATCTGCCAAGGAAAAGTTGCTGAACTGGAAGCTAAGCCCAGATCAAATTGATCAAATTCTGAAAAGAGGAACTCCGCTGGAAAATTTTGCTGTTCAAGCGGATGTTTCGGGTTATGTTACAAAGAAAAATGTCAACCCTGGAGACTATATTAGGAAAGGGGAGGCTATCTACAAAATTGCCGACCTCTCCAGGGTTTGGGTGCTTTTTGATGTTTATGAATCAGAAATTCCTTGGATCAAAAAAGGGGACAAAGTGGAGTTTACTGTTTCCTCCCTTCCAGGGGAATTGTTTCAGGAAACTATTGATTATCTGGATCCAGTGATTGATCCCAAAACCCGGGTGGCCAAAGCAAGGGTAGTGATGCCGAATAAAAAATTGAGATTAAAGCCTGAAATGTTTGTCTCGGGAACCCTTGAAGCTCAATTGGAACAGAGAACAAAAAAACTATCCATTCCCAAATCAGCCGTCATGTGGACAGGGAAACGTTCTGTGGTTTATGTAAAACAGAATACCTCCAAAGGGGTAGGGTTTAAGATGCGGGAGATCGTTTTAGGGCCAGCCTTGGGTGACAGTTTTCTGGTAGAAAAGGGCCTGGAAGAGGGAGAAGAAATAGCAGTAAACGGAACCTTTAGCATAGATGCTGCCGCCCAATTGGCTGGAAAACCCAGCATGATGAGCCCTGAGGGTGGAAGTGCCATGACCGGACATCAGCATGGAACTGTTCAGGGAAAAATGGAGCCGGAAAAGAAAGGTACAGAACAGTCCATTTCGATTTCCTCAAAAGCAAAATCTGCTCTAGGGCATTTATATACCTCCTATTTTCAATTGCAAGGATCATTGGTATCGGATGACTTTGAGGAGGCCAAAAAAGCAGGTGTCCGTCTTAAAGAATCCTTGGGTCAGGTCAATATGAATTTGTTTTCCGGTCAGGCCCATGGCCAATGGATGACTTACAGCAGTGATTTAAAGGATGCCCTCCAACATGTTGACCAGTCGGGTGATTTGAAAGAATTAAGGGAAATATTCAAGGAAGTATCAGATGTTTTTATCCAAATAACAAGAGGTTTTAGGAATCCAATGGGAGATAAAATGTATGTACAGTTTTGTCCCATGGCCAACCAAAACCAGGGGGCAAGTTGGTTAAGTCAAAAACCGGAAATTCATAACCCCTATTTTGGCCAAGCTATGCATGACTGTGGAGAAACTACCACTACCATCCCCTAA
- a CDS encoding DUF3347 domain-containing protein gives MKNSMHLLVILALLLSSCNGKKEKENSGNSKDEMNHQTTVQEHDHSHESIVPDAQQVNVKINNSTTKFLEAYLSIREALAQDKSALVAEESEKLKQGFENINPSPKDELSKDIYENILNQVEALIQNKGNISDQRENFENLSNGVKTLVVQLGADRTLFQTYCPMFKDNKGGIWLSSSPEVENPYFGGKMLTCGSVQEVLSTSQSH, from the coding sequence ATGAAAAATTCAATGCACCTTTTGGTAATTCTTGCCCTCCTTCTCAGTAGTTGTAATGGGAAAAAAGAAAAAGAAAACAGCGGAAATTCCAAGGATGAAATGAATCATCAAACCACTGTTCAGGAACATGACCATTCACATGAAAGCATTGTTCCAGATGCCCAACAGGTAAATGTCAAAATAAACAATTCCACAACTAAATTTCTGGAAGCTTACCTTTCCATTAGAGAAGCCCTTGCTCAGGATAAAAGTGCCTTAGTGGCCGAGGAAAGTGAAAAATTAAAGCAGGGTTTTGAAAATATTAATCCCAGTCCAAAAGATGAATTGAGCAAGGATATATATGAGAATATCCTAAACCAGGTAGAAGCTTTGATCCAAAACAAAGGAAACATTTCTGATCAACGGGAAAATTTTGAAAACTTAAGTAATGGGGTCAAAACCCTGGTGGTCCAATTGGGGGCTGACAGGACCCTTTTCCAAACCTATTGCCCCATGTTTAAAGACAATAAAGGGGGGATTTGGTTAAGTTCAAGTCCCGAAGTGGAAAACCCCTATTTTGGTGGTAAAATGTTGACTTGCGGTAGTGTGCAGGAAGTATTATCTACCAGCCAAAGCCATTGA
- a CDS encoding copper-translocating P-type ATPase — protein MEHQHSSHHDQHENHDHSSKKQKNHHRKEGHQEQGEHHHDHGDHHGHMISDFKRRFWVSLILTLPVLLLSQMVQEWLGIKWEFTGDRYVLFAISSVIYFYGGWPFLSGLKGELAKGKPAMMTLIALAITVAYVYSSAVVFGLAGMGFFWELATLIDLMLLGHWIEMKSVMGASKALDELAKLMPSEAHKILEDGSTEEVKITELEKGDKVLVKPGEKIPADGKVLDGNSYINEAMLTGESKPVQKQKGQKVIGGSVNERGALQVEVEHTGKEAYLSRVIDMVGAAQETKSKTQNLANKAAGWLFYIALIAGLGTLAAWMFMGEAFDFALERMVTVMIISCPHALGLAIPLVAAISTSASARVGLLIRNRTAFEKARNITLMVFDKTGTLTKGSFGVTRFESVDQDLNKNDILKIAGAVESQSEHPIANGIIKKLKEKDLEIGSAKDYENISGEGVKATWEGKNVKIVSPGYLKKEKLELPEGAFESEKETVVFLLMEGKVAGYIALADEIREDSYEAVETLKKEGIKVVMATGDNEDVAKAVSESLDLDGYYSEVLPEEKQELVKKAQKEGEIVAMTGDGVNDAPALAQADIGIAVGSGTDVAAETADIVLVHSNPKDIAALILFGKATYSKMVQNLIWATAYNAVALPLATGFVSGWVISPAMGAVFMSLSTIIVALNAQLLKRKLKLQNS, from the coding sequence ATGGAACATCAACATTCTTCTCACCATGATCAACATGAAAACCATGATCATTCCTCAAAAAAGCAGAAAAATCACCATAGAAAGGAAGGGCACCAGGAACAAGGAGAACACCACCATGATCACGGAGACCATCATGGCCATATGATCAGTGATTTTAAAAGGAGGTTTTGGGTTTCTTTGATTTTGACCCTGCCGGTGTTACTGTTATCCCAGATGGTCCAGGAATGGTTGGGTATAAAATGGGAATTTACTGGGGACCGGTATGTGCTTTTTGCTATTTCATCCGTGATATATTTTTATGGAGGTTGGCCATTTTTAAGTGGGCTGAAAGGCGAATTAGCCAAAGGCAAACCGGCCATGATGACTTTGATTGCACTGGCCATAACAGTAGCATATGTTTATAGTTCAGCGGTAGTTTTTGGACTGGCTGGAATGGGTTTTTTCTGGGAGTTGGCGACTCTTATTGATCTAATGTTATTGGGACATTGGATAGAAATGAAGTCTGTGATGGGGGCCTCAAAAGCTTTGGATGAACTGGCCAAATTGATGCCTTCCGAAGCCCATAAGATTCTGGAGGATGGATCAACGGAAGAAGTGAAAATTACAGAATTGGAAAAGGGGGATAAGGTATTGGTCAAGCCTGGTGAAAAAATTCCTGCAGATGGAAAGGTGCTGGATGGAAACAGCTATATCAATGAAGCCATGCTAACGGGAGAATCCAAACCAGTCCAAAAGCAAAAAGGTCAAAAAGTAATCGGTGGTTCGGTCAATGAAAGGGGGGCATTGCAAGTGGAGGTGGAACATACCGGAAAAGAAGCTTATTTGTCCCGGGTTATTGATATGGTGGGAGCTGCCCAGGAAACCAAATCCAAAACCCAAAATCTGGCCAATAAAGCAGCAGGTTGGCTGTTTTATATCGCTTTGATAGCAGGGTTGGGAACCTTGGCAGCTTGGATGTTTATGGGGGAAGCCTTTGATTTTGCCCTGGAAAGAATGGTGACAGTCATGATTATTTCCTGCCCTCATGCTCTGGGCTTGGCCATTCCCCTGGTAGCAGCCATTTCCACCTCAGCTTCTGCAAGGGTGGGGCTTCTGATACGGAACAGGACTGCATTTGAAAAAGCCCGGAATATTACTTTAATGGTTTTTGATAAAACCGGAACCTTGACAAAGGGATCATTTGGAGTGACCCGGTTTGAAAGTGTAGATCAAGATCTTAACAAAAATGACATATTGAAAATTGCAGGGGCTGTGGAAAGCCAATCGGAGCACCCCATAGCCAATGGAATTATCAAAAAGTTGAAGGAAAAAGATCTGGAAATTGGTTCGGCCAAAGATTATGAAAATATCAGCGGTGAAGGAGTAAAAGCCACCTGGGAAGGGAAAAATGTGAAGATTGTAAGTCCTGGTTATTTAAAAAAAGAAAAATTAGAACTTCCAGAAGGAGCCTTTGAATCTGAAAAGGAAACCGTAGTGTTTTTATTGATGGAAGGAAAGGTGGCAGGTTATATTGCTTTGGCAGATGAAATCAGGGAAGATTCCTATGAGGCCGTGGAAACCCTGAAAAAAGAAGGTATAAAGGTAGTGATGGCTACTGGTGATAATGAAGATGTAGCAAAAGCAGTGAGTGAGTCTTTGGATTTGGATGGATATTACTCAGAAGTATTACCCGAAGAAAAGCAGGAATTGGTCAAAAAGGCCCAGAAAGAAGGTGAAATTGTTGCTATGACCGGAGATGGGGTGAATGATGCCCCGGCTTTGGCTCAAGCGGATATTGGAATTGCTGTAGGTTCGGGCACTGATGTAGCTGCAGAAACAGCGGATATTGTGTTGGTACATAGTAACCCGAAAGACATTGCTGCCCTGATACTTTTTGGAAAAGCCACTTACAGCAAAATGGTTCAAAATCTAATATGGGCAACAGCCTATAATGCTGTTGCCCTTCCCCTTGCTACAGGATTTGTATCAGGTTGGGTGATCAGCCCAGCTATGGGAGCAGTATTTATGAGTTTAAGTACAATTATAGTAGCCTTAAACGCGCAATTGCTCAAACGAAAATTAAAATTGCAAAACAGTTAG
- a CDS encoding acetyl-CoA hydrolase/transferase family protein, with translation MSYSYTTADEAVKVIKSNDRVFVHGSAATPSTLLEALANRSEELKNVEIVSITTLGAMPLTEERCRDSFFINSLFVSENVRSAVNSPQGCYVPIFLSEIGILFRRNILPLDVALLNVSPPDAHGYCSLGVSVDIARAAAETAKILIAQVNPHMPRTHGDGMVHISRFDHVVEANDPLPSVDYSTKIGENERKIGQNIAELIEDRSTLQMGIGAIPDAVLDALHNHKDLGVHTEMFSNGILGLMDSGALTNKFKTRHPGKIVSAFAVGNQKMYDRINDNPIFSFHATSYVNDTAVIRKNPKMISINSCLEMDLTGQVCADSIGTYQYSGVGGQMDFMRGAALSEGGKPIMALSAATKKGFSKIVPFLKEGAGVVTTRAHMHYVVTEYGIAYLYGKNLHQRAYELMKIAAPEHRDDLEKAIIKRFGSLTHPVS, from the coding sequence ATGAGTTATTCATACACCACTGCTGATGAGGCTGTAAAAGTCATCAAAAGTAATGACCGCGTATTTGTTCACGGCAGTGCTGCCACACCTTCAACCCTCCTTGAAGCACTCGCCAACCGGTCAGAGGAGTTGAAAAATGTTGAAATAGTATCCATCACCACTTTAGGTGCTATGCCCTTAACTGAGGAGAGGTGCAGAGACAGTTTCTTTATCAATTCTCTTTTTGTTTCGGAAAATGTCAGGTCTGCGGTCAATTCACCTCAGGGTTGTTACGTCCCCATTTTTCTAAGTGAAATCGGTATATTATTCAGAAGAAATATTCTCCCTTTGGATGTTGCCCTGTTAAATGTCAGCCCTCCGGATGCCCATGGTTATTGTTCATTGGGGGTATCCGTAGATATTGCCAGAGCTGCAGCGGAAACCGCCAAAATCCTGATTGCCCAAGTAAATCCTCATATGCCCAGAACCCATGGTGACGGTATGGTCCACATCAGCCGGTTTGACCATGTAGTGGAAGCAAATGATCCTTTACCCTCAGTGGATTATAGCACCAAAATCGGGGAAAATGAAAGAAAAATCGGTCAGAATATAGCAGAATTAATTGAAGACCGTTCAACTTTACAAATGGGCATTGGGGCCATCCCTGATGCTGTATTGGATGCCCTCCACAACCATAAAGACCTAGGGGTACATACAGAGATGTTTTCCAATGGTATTCTGGGATTGATGGATAGTGGCGCATTGACCAATAAATTCAAAACCCGGCATCCTGGGAAAATTGTTAGTGCATTTGCGGTAGGGAACCAAAAAATGTATGACCGAATCAATGACAATCCAATATTTTCCTTTCACGCAACTTCCTATGTCAATGATACCGCAGTAATCCGAAAAAATCCTAAAATGATTTCCATCAATTCCTGTTTGGAAATGGATCTTACCGGCCAAGTTTGCGCAGACTCTATAGGCACTTACCAATATTCTGGAGTAGGTGGACAAATGGACTTTATGAGGGGTGCTGCACTTTCGGAAGGAGGAAAACCTATCATGGCCCTTTCAGCTGCCACCAAAAAAGGGTTTTCCAAAATTGTTCCTTTCTTAAAAGAAGGCGCAGGTGTGGTAACCACTAGGGCCCATATGCATTATGTAGTCACTGAATATGGGATAGCCTATCTTTACGGTAAAAACCTGCACCAAAGGGCTTATGAATTGATGAAAATAGCAGCTCCAGAACACCGGGATGACCTGGAAAAAGCCATTATCAAAAGGTTTGGCTCCCTGACCCATCCCGTTTCGTAA